The Streptomyces tendae genome has a window encoding:
- a CDS encoding ABC transporter ATP-binding protein, whose amino-acid sequence MAAGKTALGAILSPVKGRLRWAIAAQAVAATAGVVPFVALAELGRILLDDGPDRSHDAWTVTAIAAGALLVRLIVMLVAGGISHLADNALQFHIRRALVDRLGRVPLGWFSSRNSGQVKQAVQDDVEAMHHLIAHSLLDITAAAVVPAASLAYLFWVDWRMTLVVIAPLLVGLTLYSATMAGMSKNLPRYDRAMGRVNGSTVEFVQGIAVVKTFGQAGRAHREFTEAADSFADFFLGWVRATRYSKAAAEIVLSPVAVLLTTLFGGALFVTQGWLAAVDLLPFTLLGIGLTAPVLSLFYASYELRIARGAAERVTGILDAAELPVPDSPRSPAGNHVSYRRVSFSYDGEQDVLTDVDLELAPGTVTALVGPSGSGKSTLAALLPRFRDVTGGAILVGGVDIREMSLEDLYGRVAFVFQDVRLIGDTVAANIRMARPDATDEEVRAAARAACVDDVIESLPRGYDSVIGEDARLSGGQAQRVTVARALLADTPVVVLDEAAAHADPHAEAAVQRAMARLARGKTVLMIAHRLSSVVDADQIVVLDNGRVVERGRHTELVAAGGRYAAMWHAHERSARWRPRDLAPTASAAAAVAQEGAAR is encoded by the coding sequence ATGGCCGCGGGAAAGACCGCGCTCGGCGCGATCCTGAGTCCCGTCAAGGGACGGCTGCGCTGGGCGATCGCCGCCCAGGCCGTCGCGGCGACGGCCGGAGTGGTGCCGTTCGTCGCCCTCGCCGAACTGGGCCGCATCCTGCTCGACGACGGCCCCGACCGGTCCCACGACGCGTGGACCGTCACCGCGATCGCGGCCGGCGCCCTGCTGGTCCGGCTGATCGTCATGCTGGTCGCCGGCGGGATCTCCCACCTCGCCGACAACGCCCTGCAGTTCCACATCCGGCGCGCTCTCGTCGACCGCCTCGGCCGGGTGCCGCTGGGCTGGTTCTCGTCCCGCAACTCCGGCCAGGTCAAGCAGGCGGTGCAGGACGACGTCGAGGCGATGCACCATCTGATCGCCCACTCGCTGCTGGACATCACCGCCGCGGCCGTCGTGCCGGCCGCCTCCCTCGCCTACCTTTTCTGGGTGGACTGGCGGATGACCCTCGTGGTGATCGCCCCGCTGCTCGTCGGACTCACGCTGTACAGCGCCACGATGGCCGGCATGTCCAAGAACCTGCCCCGGTACGACCGCGCGATGGGCCGTGTCAACGGCAGCACGGTCGAGTTCGTGCAGGGCATCGCGGTCGTCAAGACCTTCGGCCAGGCCGGCCGGGCGCACCGCGAGTTCACCGAGGCGGCCGACTCCTTCGCCGACTTCTTCCTGGGCTGGGTGCGCGCCACGCGCTACTCCAAGGCCGCCGCGGAGATCGTCCTGTCACCGGTGGCCGTGCTGCTCACCACCCTGTTCGGCGGCGCGCTGTTCGTCACGCAGGGGTGGCTGGCCGCGGTGGACCTGCTGCCGTTCACACTGCTCGGCATCGGCCTGACCGCGCCGGTCCTGTCGCTGTTCTACGCGAGCTACGAACTGCGCATCGCGCGGGGCGCCGCCGAGCGTGTCACCGGCATCCTGGACGCCGCGGAACTGCCCGTGCCCGACAGCCCCCGTTCCCCGGCCGGCAACCACGTCAGCTACCGCCGGGTGTCGTTCTCCTACGACGGCGAGCAGGACGTCCTGACGGATGTGGACCTGGAGCTGGCACCCGGTACGGTCACCGCCCTGGTCGGACCCTCGGGGTCCGGCAAGAGCACCCTGGCCGCCCTGCTCCCCCGGTTCCGGGACGTCACGGGCGGCGCGATCCTCGTCGGCGGTGTGGACATCCGCGAGATGTCGCTCGAGGACCTCTACGGCCGGGTGGCCTTCGTCTTCCAGGACGTCCGGCTGATCGGGGACACAGTCGCGGCCAACATCCGCATGGCCCGGCCGGACGCCACCGACGAGGAGGTGCGGGCCGCGGCCCGGGCGGCCTGCGTGGACGACGTGATCGAGTCCCTGCCGCGCGGCTACGACTCGGTGATCGGCGAGGACGCCCGGCTCTCCGGCGGTCAGGCCCAGCGGGTCACCGTGGCGCGGGCCCTGCTGGCGGACACCCCGGTCGTGGTGCTCGACGAGGCGGCCGCGCACGCGGACCCGCACGCCGAGGCCGCGGTGCAGCGGGCGATGGCCCGGCTGGCCCGGGGCAAGACGGTGCTCATGATCGCGCACCGGCTGTCCAGCGTGGTGGACGCCGACCAGATCGTCGTCCTGGACAACGGCCGCGTCGTCGAGCGCGGCCGGCACACGGAGCTGGTCGCCGCGGGCGGCCGGTACGCCGCCATGTGGCACGCCCATGAACGTTCGGCCCGTTGGCGGCCCCGTGACCTCGCGCCGACGGCGTCCGCCGCGGCCGCCGTCGCCCAGGAAGGTGCCGCCCGATGA
- a CDS encoding AfsR/SARP family transcriptional regulator, with protein MQFRVLGSPGIHDDVRGRSVRLTSPKQRVLLGALTVRLGTPVPTEELIRELWGDDAPDKAGNALQAHVSRLRQQLVEAEPSRVNTPRLVVRGPGYVLQARPEELDSVQFRLQVTRARRLLDADPHTAALLLRKALGLWRGPALDGAGGPLCAAAAARLEDERLLALEDLCEASLRLGRHHEVVRRLEELVAAHPSRPRFREQLTLALRRCGRHSEARAVDEAPRDPLPAEPVAPAHTGNVRVLRDAAGVRPGVPEPAPGERPADRTGTTESPDRPGTRLELVRLRGRLEELTLQQHALRAEMERLMALMEESTALPRRDSA; from the coding sequence ATGCAGTTCCGGGTGCTGGGGTCTCCTGGGATCCACGACGACGTCAGGGGGCGGAGCGTACGGCTGACCAGTCCCAAGCAGCGGGTGCTGCTCGGGGCGTTGACGGTGCGCCTGGGAACGCCGGTGCCGACCGAGGAGCTGATCCGGGAGCTGTGGGGGGACGACGCGCCGGACAAGGCAGGCAACGCCCTCCAGGCGCACGTCTCCCGGCTGCGTCAGCAGCTCGTCGAGGCGGAGCCCTCGCGGGTGAACACCCCGCGCCTGGTGGTCCGCGGGCCCGGCTATGTGCTGCAGGCCCGTCCCGAGGAGCTGGACAGCGTGCAGTTCCGGTTGCAGGTGACCCGGGCCAGGCGGCTGCTGGACGCCGACCCGCACACGGCGGCCCTGCTGCTGCGCAAGGCCCTCGGTCTGTGGCGCGGCCCGGCCCTGGACGGCGCCGGCGGACCGCTGTGCGCCGCCGCCGCGGCCCGGCTCGAGGACGAACGGCTGCTGGCCCTCGAGGACCTGTGCGAGGCGTCGCTGCGGCTCGGCCGGCACCACGAGGTGGTGCGCCGGCTGGAGGAACTGGTCGCCGCACATCCCTCGCGTCCCCGCTTCCGGGAACAGCTCACCCTCGCGCTGCGGCGCTGCGGCAGACACAGCGAGGCGCGCGCGGTGGACGAGGCACCCCGTGACCCGCTCCCCGCTGAGCCCGTGGCACCGGCGCACACCGGCAACGTCCGGGTTCTCCGCGACGCCGCCGGCGTCCGCCCGGGCGTCCCCGAACCGGCGCCGGGGGAGCGGCCGGCCGACCGGACCGGCACCACGGAGTCCCCGGACCGCCCCGGCACCCGTCTCGAACTCGTGCGGCTGCGCGGACGGCTCGAGGAGCTGACCCTGCAACAGCACGCCCTGCGCGCGGAGATGGAGCGCCTGATGGCGCTGATGGAGGAGTCCACCGCCCTCCCGCGCCGGGACTCCGCGTGA
- a CDS encoding aspartate aminotransferase family protein — protein sequence MTEPTGTSPRTPVVDAKETFRRVKRHFSPALAVAGRFTGQGAVESAAEGSRVTLSDGREVLDFGSYAVALLGHRNPAIVEAVRAQLDVMPTSTRSVQSPVAPLAAERLTAYLGGSLGRVYFGCGGADVVEASVKLARTATGRTTVVAVRGAFHGKTLGALALTDNPRFKAGLEPLLQGVVHIDPEDPEAVAKVVREHDVAALVFEPVQAENGVRLLDPAVLARWCRDAHGHGALVVADEIQAGLRRCGAPSLALEYGLDVDGVLLGKPLGGGVLPVSAVVGNDTLFAPLLADPMLHTATFSGHPLSTAVIPRALDLVEEWAENGDMLARAMEQGLADLREAHPEAVAATRGRGLLWGVDLRTPELAGGVLTGLAQRSVVVSPCLSRPATIRLLPPIVATETEVKEAMALLSDAVAEAALAAA from the coding sequence ATGACAGAGCCGACCGGCACTTCCCCGCGCACACCCGTCGTCGACGCGAAGGAGACCTTCCGCAGGGTCAAGCGTCACTTCTCCCCGGCGCTCGCCGTCGCGGGCAGGTTCACCGGCCAGGGGGCGGTGGAGTCCGCCGCCGAGGGCAGCCGGGTCACCCTCTCCGACGGACGCGAGGTGCTGGACTTCGGCTCCTACGCCGTCGCCCTGCTCGGACACCGCAACCCGGCGATCGTCGAGGCGGTACGCGCCCAGCTGGACGTGATGCCCACCTCGACCCGCTCGGTGCAGAGCCCGGTCGCCCCGCTGGCCGCAGAACGCCTCACCGCGTACCTCGGCGGCTCGCTCGGCCGGGTCTACTTCGGCTGCGGCGGCGCCGACGTGGTCGAGGCGTCCGTCAAGCTCGCCCGGACGGCCACCGGCCGCACCACGGTCGTCGCCGTCCGGGGCGCCTTCCACGGCAAGACACTCGGCGCCCTCGCGCTGACCGACAACCCGCGGTTCAAGGCGGGACTCGAACCGCTGCTCCAGGGCGTCGTGCACATCGACCCCGAGGACCCCGAGGCCGTCGCGAAGGTGGTGCGCGAGCACGACGTGGCCGCCCTCGTGTTCGAGCCGGTGCAGGCGGAGAACGGCGTGCGTCTGCTCGACCCGGCGGTCCTCGCACGGTGGTGCCGGGACGCCCATGGGCACGGCGCCCTCGTCGTCGCCGACGAGATCCAGGCCGGGCTGCGGCGCTGCGGTGCCCCGTCCCTGGCCCTGGAGTACGGGCTGGACGTGGACGGCGTCCTGCTCGGCAAGCCGCTCGGCGGCGGGGTCCTGCCGGTCTCCGCCGTGGTGGGCAACGACACGCTGTTCGCGCCGCTGCTGGCCGATCCGATGCTGCACACCGCCACGTTCAGCGGTCACCCGCTGAGCACCGCGGTGATCCCCCGGGCCCTGGACCTCGTCGAGGAGTGGGCCGAGAACGGCGACATGCTCGCCCGTGCCATGGAACAGGGCCTGGCCGACCTGCGCGAGGCCCACCCGGAGGCGGTGGCCGCCACCCGCGGACGAGGTCTGCTGTGGGGCGTCGACCTGCGCACACCCGAACTGGCCGGCGGCGTCCTGACCGGACTCGCTCAGCGCTCCGTCGTCGTCTCCCCGTGCCTGAGCCGGCCCGCCACCATCCGCCTGCTCCCGCCGATCGTCGCCACCGAGACCGAGGTCAAGGAGGCGATGGCCCTGCTCTCCGACGCGGTGGCCGAGGCGGCCCTCGCCGCGGCCTGA
- a CDS encoding LuxR family transcriptional regulator has product MEKNETSDWPITARDAELRTIRTAIGQHGGALLFGAPGVGKSRLLSTALRRAAEEGRTVLHVGGVALTGTRGFGTLAECLEAVRPSTSDGTAAGRPLVGIDDAHTLDAASSLRLHRLVAAGRLSVLAATRQDVAAPTGIDKLWVERLVEHVEVAPFDSAAMGRVLRARLGGHTDTATLERLWAATHGNALMLRELVEHALQEGSLRRTDGVWRWSGLTERPGRRLSDVIRVSLRDLSLDEHELVHMLAVAEPLEADIVAAAGLAKAAESLDLRGIVSVERKRARVQIRLAVPLSRVVVASRMSDLTANRLRREVADALERTGARRDEDVLRIVSLRMEAGIVPEPDQLLTAAGIAARRRDFPLAERMCLLALHDAPDDLDAPPMYGPLPDRTNGTVDVRRLMTRVEESPARAPYRVRALLLLGKVLVGRGSPAEAEEVLSAASACRVPVPPAEYVSALHTRVLNMAWSLGRVQDASRLLDRMIAEVRPEHAGVLHATRVLISVLADRLSDAVSQGETVLAERGEDAAVAQMLVPTVAFARAELGDVIGASRLLDGYRDAFTGWDAASVTLADSVSARCASLLGDIRGAAEALERVQHHDSGRGRPVLLQAHLDRSRLLRLLGRPEEAVALLRRVIAGEGSEEYPVSGAWPLAQLAGALAESGHHTEALRTMVEVRSLRYDGPVSSVTEDETAYESALVLAHTGDHYSAAVQATELAGRAHAAGRTVRATTALLLAARVTDGGAVRFPHRELVRSARAAGGLTRVYADYVEGLADADGGTLMEVSRTLALMGALPLAAEAAAQAARAFRTAGQHRKSREASAACRDLQRDHGVTLPSWVEQDGRADSDSASLTPREREVAALAATGMSNRDIATRLVVSVRTVENHLHRIYHKLGITARNDLKRGLDRLGHDRDEARRALHLVAPADSGQVA; this is encoded by the coding sequence ATGGAAAAGAATGAGACGTCCGACTGGCCCATAACGGCACGAGATGCCGAGCTGCGGACCATCAGGACCGCCATCGGACAGCACGGGGGCGCCCTCCTGTTCGGCGCCCCGGGTGTGGGAAAGAGCCGTCTGCTGTCCACGGCTCTGCGCAGGGCGGCCGAGGAGGGCCGCACCGTCCTCCACGTCGGCGGGGTGGCCCTCACCGGGACCCGGGGGTTCGGCACCCTCGCCGAATGCCTGGAGGCCGTACGGCCTTCCACCTCGGACGGCACCGCCGCCGGCCGGCCACTCGTCGGCATCGACGACGCCCACACCCTGGACGCCGCCTCCAGCCTGCGGCTGCACCGGCTGGTCGCGGCGGGGCGGCTCAGCGTGCTGGCCGCCACCCGGCAGGACGTCGCCGCGCCCACCGGCATCGACAAGCTCTGGGTGGAGCGGCTCGTCGAGCACGTCGAGGTGGCGCCGTTCGACAGCGCGGCGATGGGCCGGGTGCTGCGGGCCCGGCTCGGCGGCCACACCGACACCGCCACGCTGGAGCGCCTGTGGGCGGCCACCCACGGCAACGCGCTCATGCTGCGCGAACTGGTGGAGCACGCCCTCCAGGAGGGCTCGCTGCGCCGCACCGACGGTGTGTGGCGGTGGTCGGGCCTGACCGAACGTCCCGGACGGCGGCTGTCGGACGTGATCCGGGTGAGCCTGCGCGATCTCTCCCTGGACGAACACGAACTGGTCCACATGCTCGCCGTGGCCGAGCCGCTGGAGGCCGACATCGTCGCCGCGGCGGGCCTGGCCAAGGCGGCGGAATCCCTCGATCTGCGGGGCATCGTGAGCGTCGAGCGCAAGCGGGCCCGCGTCCAGATCCGGCTGGCCGTGCCGCTCAGCCGCGTGGTGGTGGCCTCGCGCATGTCCGACCTCACCGCGAACCGGCTGCGCCGCGAGGTCGCCGACGCGCTGGAGCGCACCGGGGCCCGCCGGGACGAGGACGTCCTGCGGATCGTGTCGCTGCGGATGGAGGCGGGGATCGTTCCCGAGCCGGACCAGTTGCTCACGGCCGCCGGCATCGCCGCCCGCCGCCGGGACTTCCCCCTCGCGGAGCGCATGTGCCTGCTCGCCCTGCACGACGCGCCCGACGACCTGGACGCCCCGCCGATGTACGGTCCCCTGCCGGACCGGACGAACGGCACCGTGGACGTACGCCGTCTGATGACGCGCGTAGAGGAGTCGCCCGCGCGGGCGCCCTACCGGGTGAGGGCCCTTCTGCTGCTGGGCAAGGTGCTGGTGGGCCGGGGCAGTCCGGCCGAGGCGGAGGAGGTGCTGTCCGCCGCGTCGGCCTGCCGGGTGCCGGTGCCGCCGGCCGAGTACGTCTCGGCCCTGCACACCCGCGTCCTCAACATGGCGTGGAGCCTCGGCCGGGTCCAGGACGCGAGCCGGCTGCTGGACCGCATGATCGCGGAGGTGCGCCCCGAGCACGCCGGGGTGCTGCACGCCACACGTGTGCTCATCTCCGTGCTGGCGGACCGGCTCAGCGATGCGGTGTCCCAGGGGGAGACCGTGCTGGCCGAGCGGGGCGAGGACGCCGCGGTCGCCCAGATGCTGGTGCCGACGGTCGCGTTCGCCCGTGCCGAACTGGGCGATGTGATCGGCGCGTCCAGGCTGCTGGACGGCTACCGTGACGCCTTCACCGGATGGGACGCCGCCAGCGTGACGCTGGCCGACTCCGTGTCCGCGCGGTGCGCCTCGCTGCTCGGGGACATCCGTGGCGCGGCCGAGGCGCTGGAGCGGGTGCAGCACCACGACTCCGGCCGCGGCCGGCCCGTACTGCTCCAGGCACACCTCGACCGGAGCCGTCTGCTGCGGCTGCTCGGCCGGCCCGAGGAGGCCGTCGCCCTGCTCAGGCGGGTGATCGCCGGCGAGGGCTCCGAGGAGTACCCGGTCTCCGGTGCCTGGCCACTGGCCCAGCTGGCCGGCGCCCTCGCCGAGTCCGGCCACCACACGGAGGCGCTGCGCACCATGGTGGAGGTGCGTTCGCTGCGGTACGACGGCCCCGTCTCCTCCGTCACCGAGGACGAGACCGCCTACGAGAGCGCGCTCGTCCTCGCCCACACCGGCGACCACTACAGTGCGGCCGTCCAGGCGACCGAGCTGGCCGGGCGTGCCCACGCGGCGGGCCGTACGGTCCGCGCGACCACGGCCCTGCTGCTGGCGGCGCGGGTCACGGACGGCGGGGCGGTGCGGTTCCCGCACCGCGAACTGGTCCGTTCCGCCCGTGCGGCCGGCGGCCTGACCCGGGTCTACGCCGACTACGTCGAAGGGCTCGCCGACGCGGACGGCGGCACCCTCATGGAGGTGTCACGCACGCTGGCCCTCATGGGCGCCCTGCCGTTGGCCGCCGAGGCCGCGGCCCAGGCGGCCCGCGCCTTCCGGACGGCCGGCCAGCACCGCAAGAGCCGGGAGGCCTCCGCGGCCTGCCGGGACCTGCAGCGCGACCACGGCGTCACGCTGCCGTCGTGGGTGGAGCAGGACGGCCGTGCGGACAGTGACTCCGCCTCGCTGACGCCCCGGGAGCGGGAGGTGGCCGCGCTGGCGGCGACCGGCATGTCCAACCGGGACATCGCCACCCGCCTCGTGGTCTCCGTCCGTACGGTCGAGAACCACCTGCACCGCATCTACCACAAGCTCGGCATCACGGCCCGCAACGACCTCAAGCGGGGCCTCGACCGGCTCGGGCACGACCGCGACGAGGCCCGCAGGGCGCTGCACCTGGTCGCCCCGGCCGATTCGGGCCAGGTCGCCTGA
- a CDS encoding type II toxin-antitoxin system RatA family toxin, with product MAVMHRTLTGSATPDQVWKALLDVEAFPDYMEGVSEVTVTGGDGDRRESSWIVELKGSEMEWEQEDVLDHVARRWEFRQTDGDLAEYRGHWQVGEDPSGVSLELKVEFDIGLPMVADMIHPAVVRALEGYQRGVLDRSA from the coding sequence ATGGCCGTCATGCATCGGACCCTCACCGGTTCCGCCACCCCCGACCAGGTGTGGAAGGCGCTGCTGGACGTCGAGGCGTTCCCCGACTACATGGAAGGCGTCAGCGAGGTGACCGTCACCGGCGGGGACGGTGACCGGCGGGAGAGCAGCTGGATCGTCGAGCTCAAGGGCTCGGAGATGGAGTGGGAGCAGGAGGACGTCCTCGACCACGTCGCACGCCGCTGGGAGTTCCGCCAGACCGACGGCGACCTCGCCGAGTACCGGGGCCACTGGCAGGTCGGCGAGGACCCGTCGGGCGTCTCCCTCGAACTGAAGGTGGAGTTCGACATCGGACTGCCGATGGTCGCCGACATGATCCACCCCGCCGTCGTCCGCGCCCTCGAGGGGTATCAGCGGGGCGTGCTGGACCGGAGTGCGTGA
- a CDS encoding ABC transporter ATP-binding protein: MIRRLIDVVGPRQARPLRRMIALLVVGAVLQGIAFTLLVPVLRALFGQDPDEVWPWLWALLGVSLLYAGAYFWSLLAGFEAGAALSRTLHRHIGDRVAALPLGWFGPERVGRLGHLATKSVMDVMGVPAHLLRPLVTSFVTPATVVVLMYLFDWRLALAATLTVPLIVLVHRWSTSLTRRADEARTAAAAATGGRVVEFAQNQPVLRVFGRGAGNSGTPLDEALRTQTEASRRVLVTGVPGLIGFALAIQAAFTVVLVAGVYLVLDGDLGVAELLALLVLAVRFTEPIAETAVLGSTLRTAGAALDRVAGLLAEPTLPRPDRPAVPVGNTVEFEDVHFGYDGKQVLSGVSMTLAEGTMTALVGPSGAGKTTVSKLVPRFWDVDSGVVRVGGVDVRDIDPEVLMSRVSIVFQDVYLFQGSILDNIRVGRPGADDAEVRRAARLAGVDEIVHRLPDGWDAQVGEGGALLSGGERQRVSIARAILKDAPIVLLDEATASLDPENERAVQDALSALSAGRTLLVIAHRLGTVAAADQILFLDRGRVTERGTHAELVASGGAYASFWTERNKAQDWSLAGHRS; this comes from the coding sequence ATGATCCGCCGGCTGATCGACGTGGTGGGCCCGCGGCAGGCGCGTCCGCTGCGCCGCATGATCGCCCTGTTGGTGGTGGGTGCGGTGCTGCAGGGCATCGCCTTCACCCTGCTGGTGCCGGTGCTGCGCGCCCTGTTCGGCCAGGATCCCGACGAGGTCTGGCCCTGGCTGTGGGCGCTGCTCGGGGTGTCGCTCCTGTACGCGGGGGCGTACTTCTGGAGCCTGCTGGCCGGCTTCGAGGCGGGCGCCGCGCTCTCCAGGACCCTGCACCGTCACATCGGTGACCGGGTGGCCGCGCTGCCGCTCGGCTGGTTCGGCCCCGAGCGGGTGGGACGGCTCGGGCACCTCGCCACGAAGAGCGTGATGGACGTGATGGGCGTGCCGGCGCACCTGCTGCGCCCGCTCGTCACCAGCTTCGTGACACCGGCGACCGTGGTCGTCCTGATGTACCTCTTCGACTGGCGACTGGCCCTGGCGGCCACCCTGACCGTCCCGCTGATCGTCCTCGTGCACCGGTGGAGCACCTCTCTGACCCGGCGCGCGGACGAGGCCCGCACCGCCGCCGCCGCGGCGACGGGCGGCCGGGTGGTGGAGTTCGCCCAGAACCAGCCGGTCCTGCGGGTGTTCGGCCGCGGCGCCGGGAACTCCGGCACCCCGCTGGACGAGGCGCTGCGGACCCAGACGGAGGCGTCCCGCCGGGTACTGGTGACGGGGGTGCCCGGGCTGATCGGGTTCGCCCTGGCGATCCAGGCGGCCTTCACGGTCGTCCTGGTCGCCGGCGTGTACCTGGTGCTGGACGGCGACCTGGGCGTGGCCGAGCTGCTGGCCCTGCTGGTCCTGGCGGTGCGGTTCACCGAGCCCATCGCCGAGACCGCGGTGCTCGGGTCGACCCTGCGCACGGCCGGCGCGGCGCTCGACCGGGTGGCCGGACTGCTCGCCGAGCCCACGCTGCCCCGCCCGGACCGTCCCGCCGTCCCGGTGGGCAACACGGTGGAGTTCGAGGACGTCCACTTCGGCTACGACGGCAAGCAGGTGCTGTCGGGCGTGTCCATGACGCTGGCCGAGGGCACCATGACCGCGCTCGTCGGCCCGTCGGGCGCCGGCAAGACCACGGTGAGCAAGCTCGTCCCGCGCTTCTGGGACGTGGACTCCGGCGTGGTGCGGGTCGGCGGGGTGGACGTACGGGACATCGATCCCGAGGTGCTGATGTCCCGTGTCTCCATCGTGTTCCAGGACGTCTACCTCTTCCAGGGCTCGATCCTGGACAACATCCGGGTGGGCCGTCCCGGCGCCGACGACGCCGAGGTCCGCCGGGCAGCCCGGCTGGCGGGCGTGGACGAGATCGTGCACCGGCTGCCGGACGGATGGGACGCGCAGGTCGGCGAGGGCGGTGCGCTCCTGTCCGGGGGCGAACGCCAGCGGGTGTCGATCGCCCGGGCCATCCTGAAGGACGCGCCGATCGTGCTGCTCGACGAGGCGACCGCCTCGCTCGACCCCGAGAACGAGCGGGCGGTGCAGGACGCCCTGAGCGCCCTGAGCGCCGGCCGCACCCTGCTCGTCATCGCCCACCGGCTCGGGACGGTCGCGGCGGCCGACCAGATCCTCTTCCTGGACCGGGGCCGCGTGACCGAGCGCGGTACGCACGCCGAACTCGTCGCGTCGGGCGGCGCCTACGCGTCCTTCTGGACGGAAAGGAACAAGGCGCAGGACTGGAGTCTGGCCGGGCACCGTTCTTGA
- a CDS encoding thioester reductase domain-containing protein, producing MTSTMTTEGAEEFAGDVVLADDIAGFPAPDPQTVSEVFLTGATGFLGAFLLRDLLRQGLVVHCLVRGADTAAARDRLTANLRALELLDDVDLDRVRVYTGDVTKPRLGLAEDTYAGLARRVGAVYHSAAKVNFLTLYKWLRKSTVEATHGILRFACAARATLHHVSTTGVFEPGADRPPRAELDPTGPPEALSLGYTKSKWVAEQLVLEASRRGVPVTIHRPGQVWGDSVTGACQPNDFVWRFIKGAVQVGLYPRRFRLEMNMVPVDYVSAAIVAASRLPEGTGGIYHQVSPRTLTSDEILRLLRGVGYELPEVSILRWMKAVAADLTNSMAPLLSILVESEKVEVARFADEATRDLLDGTGIVCPDIDDKVFGTYVAYFVRQGVLPAPGA from the coding sequence ATGACTTCGACGATGACCACGGAAGGCGCCGAGGAGTTCGCCGGCGACGTCGTCCTGGCGGACGACATCGCCGGGTTCCCGGCACCGGACCCGCAGACGGTGTCGGAGGTGTTCCTCACCGGCGCGACCGGGTTCCTCGGGGCCTTCCTCCTCCGTGACCTGCTGCGTCAGGGCCTGGTCGTGCACTGCCTCGTGCGGGGCGCGGACACCGCGGCCGCCCGGGACCGGCTGACCGCCAACCTGCGCGCCCTCGAACTGCTCGACGACGTCGACCTCGACCGGGTGCGGGTGTACACCGGCGACGTGACCAAGCCGCGGCTCGGGCTGGCCGAGGACACGTACGCAGGCCTCGCCCGCCGGGTCGGCGCGGTCTACCACTCCGCGGCCAAGGTCAACTTCCTCACCCTCTACAAGTGGCTGCGCAAGTCCACCGTGGAGGCCACGCACGGCATCCTGCGCTTCGCGTGCGCGGCCCGGGCCACGCTGCACCACGTGTCCACCACCGGTGTGTTCGAGCCCGGGGCGGACCGTCCGCCCCGGGCCGAGCTCGATCCCACCGGGCCGCCGGAGGCGCTGTCGCTGGGCTACACCAAGAGCAAGTGGGTCGCCGAGCAGCTGGTGCTGGAGGCGTCCCGCCGCGGGGTGCCGGTGACGATCCACCGGCCCGGCCAGGTGTGGGGCGACTCGGTCACCGGTGCCTGTCAGCCCAACGACTTCGTGTGGCGCTTCATCAAGGGCGCCGTACAGGTGGGCCTCTACCCGCGCCGGTTCCGGCTGGAGATGAACATGGTGCCGGTGGACTACGTCAGCGCGGCGATCGTCGCCGCCTCCCGGCTTCCGGAGGGGACCGGCGGGATCTACCACCAGGTGAGTCCGCGCACCCTGACGTCGGACGAGATCCTCAGGCTGCTGCGCGGCGTCGGCTACGAGCTGCCGGAGGTCTCCATCCTGAGGTGGATGAAGGCCGTCGCGGCCGACCTCACCAACTCCATGGCACCGCTGCTGAGCATCCTTGTGGAGTCGGAGAAGGTCGAGGTCGCGCGGTTCGCCGACGAGGCCACTCGCGACCTGCTCGACGGGACGGGCATCGTCTGCCCCGACATCGACGACAAGGTCTTCGGCACCTACGTGGCCTATTTCGTCCGGCAGGGTGTCCTGCCCGCTCCGGGCGCGTAA